A section of the Clostridium omnivorum genome encodes:
- a CDS encoding triple tyrosine motif-containing protein, translating into MNEITVVFNLESPQEKEKNILISIGDRPEENLLFKFIIGCDGTWETLREFGFEETVEWMPKEEGKYIIMVQAKRKDSTKPFDYVTRLDYIIGKVEEKIISNVNLDKQLLDLGDKLKVSVDVKKMPVMYRYWIRENDNWELAKDYSADNTLIWSVKSTGKQEVLVECKTLDSKNKYDDFEKVQFEVKSVKKLEITNFKCLTEEMLVGSELVFQVDAAYQDNRMILYKFIKIYSDGRIKCLQDYSTKRIVEYIEKKDGDYRLLCMARDMYSQNEYDDRAVINYTVKPYREVCIQSFTSDLSSPQISSTNVTLKTIVKGGRELLYRYIIDGNEGEDSGYIKNDTYLWKTKKPGEYKIIVWVKDSSSKENYEASSTMNFTIDELNREPAKIQDIILDKDNKLVKNDTVNIKVIAHGGTELRYSFHVFKDGAEVEKIDYGSCCWVNFTPEEGGNYEIEARVKDKYSKRNYDSHYVINLEVYDFMPARIDHILLPTKEYYVVGDNISYSIITLNTKKILMRYVMYINGHQVEDTGYVKHKKYALTPKCSGVYSFQIYAKNVDSTKDFDCRRDIKIIVHEALPVTNTRLQFDRTKININETLTVTAASEGGKEVKYEFYLMERGDWCLVQRYSRKNYYSFIPFSTGNYKILVLSKSEHKRSAYEDYAMMEFNVE; encoded by the coding sequence GTGAATGAAATAACTGTAGTGTTTAATTTAGAAAGTCCGCAAGAAAAAGAGAAAAATATATTAATAAGTATTGGTGATAGACCAGAAGAAAACTTATTGTTTAAATTTATAATTGGTTGTGATGGTACATGGGAAACTCTTAGAGAGTTTGGCTTTGAAGAAACTGTTGAATGGATGCCTAAAGAAGAGGGTAAATACATAATAATGGTTCAGGCTAAAAGAAAAGATAGCACTAAACCATTTGATTATGTAACTAGACTAGATTATATTATTGGAAAAGTAGAAGAAAAAATTATTAGTAATGTTAATTTGGACAAGCAGCTATTGGATTTGGGAGATAAACTTAAGGTGTCAGTGGATGTAAAAAAGATGCCTGTAATGTATAGATATTGGATTAGAGAAAATGATAACTGGGAATTGGCCAAAGATTATTCCGCAGATAATACTCTGATTTGGAGTGTGAAAAGCACTGGCAAACAGGAAGTGCTAGTAGAATGTAAAACCTTGGATTCTAAAAATAAATATGATGATTTTGAAAAGGTTCAGTTTGAGGTTAAGTCTGTTAAAAAGCTTGAAATTACTAATTTTAAATGTCTTACAGAGGAAATGCTAGTAGGATCTGAACTTGTATTCCAAGTAGATGCAGCTTATCAAGACAACAGAATGATACTATATAAATTTATTAAAATTTATTCTGATGGAAGAATAAAATGCCTTCAGGATTATTCCACAAAGAGGATTGTAGAATATATTGAAAAAAAAGATGGAGATTATAGGTTGCTTTGTATGGCTAGGGACATGTATTCTCAAAATGAGTATGATGATAGAGCAGTAATAAATTATACAGTTAAGCCATATAGGGAAGTATGTATTCAAAGTTTTACTAGTGATTTAAGTTCTCCTCAGATAAGTTCTACAAATGTTACTTTAAAGACTATTGTAAAGGGTGGAAGAGAACTATTATATAGATATATAATAGATGGAAATGAAGGGGAAGATTCAGGCTATATAAAAAATGATACTTACCTATGGAAAACAAAAAAACCTGGTGAATATAAAATTATAGTCTGGGTAAAGGACTCAAGTTCTAAAGAAAATTACGAAGCTTCTAGTACAATGAATTTTACAATAGATGAGCTTAATAGAGAGCCAGCTAAGATACAAGATATAATTTTAGATAAAGACAATAAGCTGGTAAAAAATGATACAGTTAATATTAAGGTTATTGCTCATGGTGGAACTGAGCTTAGGTATAGCTTTCATGTGTTCAAAGATGGTGCTGAAGTTGAGAAGATTGACTATGGAAGCTGCTGCTGGGTAAATTTTACTCCTGAAGAAGGCGGGAACTATGAGATTGAAGCTAGAGTAAAGGATAAATACTCTAAGCGAAATTATGATAGCCATTATGTAATTAATTTAGAAGTGTATGATTTTATGCCTGCACGCATAGATCATATTCTACTACCAACAAAAGAGTACTATGTAGTAGGAGATAATATTTCTTATAGTATTATTACACTAAATACAAAGAAAATTTTAATGAGATATGTAATGTATATAAATGGACACCAAGTGGAGGATACTGGATATGTTAAACATAAAAAGTATGCACTTACTCCAAAGTGCAGCGGTGTTTACTCCTTTCAGATATATGCAAAAAATGTAGATAGTACAAAGGATTTTGATTGCAGAAGAGATATTAAGATTATAGTCCATGAGGCTTTACCTGTTACAAATACCAGACTTCAATTTGACAGAACTAAAATAAACATAAATGAAACTTTAACTGTCACTGCAGCTAGTGAGGGAGGTAAAGAAGTAAAATATGAATTTTATCTAATGGA